The Pongo pygmaeus isolate AG05252 chromosome 11, NHGRI_mPonPyg2-v2.0_pri, whole genome shotgun sequence genome includes a region encoding these proteins:
- the LOC129031382 gene encoding small cysteine and glycine repeat-containing protein 9-like has protein sequence MGCCGCGSCGGCGGRCGGCGGGCGGCGSCTTCRCYRVGCCSSCCPCCRGCCGGCCSTPVICCCRRTCSSCGCGCGKGCCQQKSCCQQKSCCQKQCCC, from the coding sequence ATGGGCTGCTGTGGTTGTGGAAGTTGTGGTGGCTGCGGTGGCCGCTgtggtggctgtggtggtggctgtggtggCTGTGGCAGCTGCACCACCTGCAGGTGCTACCGGGTGGGCTGCTGCTCCAGCTGCTGCCCCTGCTGCCGCGGCTGCTGTGGAGGCTGCTGCAGCACACCCGTGATCTGCTGCTGCCGCCGCACCTGCAGCTCGTGTGGCTGCGGCTGTGGGAAGGGCTGTTGCCAACAGAAATCCTGCTGCCAACAGAAATCCTGCTGCCAAAAGCAATGCTGCTGCTAG